From a region of the uncultured Desulfatiglans sp. genome:
- a CDS encoding putative nucleotidyltransferase family (Evidence 3 : Putative function from multiple computational evidences) encodes MTMLTEDVIRFLSGIPPFQFLDSAEMERVARDVSLEFYPVNTLILKQNGPPSDALRVIKKGAVKVVIEGDEGEEIVTEYKGEGDNFGFLSMIGKDRQRTTVKAIEDTLCYILSRERVKRLLESSPAFAEYFLSYLSRYVDRTSQEMRRRSQLQSAHDRLLFTTPVGDIAMGLITVPGSISIQEAARTMVRHRISSLVILNEHNLPTGIVTDRDLREKVVATGRSVSEPVRNISHLALIRADGKGSCFEALMKMIQYNIHHLLVVEEGEIKGIITNHDLMLLQGTSPASFAKDILLQDSMEGLIPLMPKVFNVIGLLLKEGSHYAQLAGIISEIYDRLIRRVLELTEKEMGPPPLPYCWVALGSEGRREQIFKTDQDNALIYSDPGTPGEEIDAAGYFSVFSNRVKENLGSLGIPACPQGLMAANPRWCQPIRTWKAVFTQWIAEPSEGDLANALNFFDARPLFGKSMLFQGIRSHITPWIMEEGGAFLRSLGRLAVRTPPPAGFVGNEIFEKNGEQRTEIDLKRRGILPIVDLVRLFALSTGLAETATLGRIKALRVKDPAFAPIERELLHTFEYLMLTLTHHQYEQIRSGLAPDSLLRPADMSSLEKKTLREAFRLIESLQQLARTRFDLETA; translated from the coding sequence ATGACTATGCTGACAGAAGACGTCATCCGGTTTCTCTCGGGGATCCCCCCGTTCCAGTTCCTGGACAGCGCGGAGATGGAGCGGGTGGCCAGGGATGTCTCCCTGGAATTCTATCCCGTCAACACACTCATCCTGAAACAGAACGGGCCTCCCAGCGACGCCTTGAGGGTCATCAAGAAGGGGGCGGTCAAGGTCGTCATCGAGGGGGATGAAGGCGAGGAAATCGTTACGGAGTACAAGGGAGAAGGAGACAATTTCGGATTCCTGTCCATGATCGGAAAGGACCGTCAGCGCACTACGGTCAAGGCCATCGAAGACACCCTCTGCTACATCCTGAGCAGGGAGCGGGTCAAGCGACTCCTCGAATCGAGCCCGGCCTTCGCCGAGTATTTCCTGTCGTACCTGTCCCGTTACGTCGATCGGACCTCTCAGGAGATGCGGCGGCGAAGCCAGCTCCAGAGCGCCCACGACCGGCTCCTCTTCACCACGCCGGTGGGGGACATCGCCATGGGCCTGATCACGGTGCCCGGGTCCATCTCCATCCAGGAGGCCGCCAGAACCATGGTCAGACACCGGATCAGCTCCCTCGTCATCCTGAACGAGCACAACCTGCCCACGGGCATCGTGACCGACCGCGATCTGCGCGAGAAGGTCGTAGCGACGGGGCGAAGCGTCTCGGAGCCGGTCCGGAACATCAGCCACCTCGCCCTGATCCGGGCCGACGGAAAGGGATCCTGCTTCGAGGCCCTCATGAAGATGATTCAGTACAACATCCACCATCTCCTCGTGGTGGAGGAAGGCGAAATCAAAGGGATCATCACCAACCACGACCTCATGCTGCTCCAGGGGACCTCCCCCGCCTCGTTCGCGAAGGACATCCTCCTCCAGGACAGCATGGAGGGGCTGATCCCCCTGATGCCCAAGGTCTTCAACGTCATCGGGCTGCTGCTCAAGGAGGGCAGCCACTACGCCCAACTCGCGGGGATCATCTCCGAGATCTACGACCGTCTCATCCGGAGGGTCCTCGAGCTGACCGAAAAGGAGATGGGGCCGCCGCCGCTGCCCTACTGCTGGGTAGCCCTCGGAAGCGAAGGGCGCCGGGAACAGATCTTCAAGACGGACCAGGACAATGCCCTCATCTACTCCGACCCGGGCACCCCCGGCGAGGAGATCGACGCCGCGGGCTATTTCTCCGTCTTCAGCAACCGGGTCAAAGAGAACCTCGGCTCCCTCGGGATCCCGGCCTGCCCCCAGGGACTCATGGCGGCCAACCCCCGCTGGTGCCAGCCGATCCGGACCTGGAAGGCGGTCTTCACCCAATGGATTGCGGAGCCCTCTGAAGGGGACCTGGCGAATGCGCTGAACTTTTTCGACGCCCGGCCGCTCTTCGGCAAATCCATGCTGTTTCAGGGGATCCGAAGCCACATCACGCCCTGGATCATGGAGGAAGGCGGCGCGTTTCTGCGTTCCCTTGGGCGGCTGGCGGTCCGGACGCCTCCTCCGGCCGGCTTCGTCGGCAATGAGATCTTCGAAAAAAACGGGGAGCAGAGGACCGAGATCGATCTGAAGCGGCGCGGGATCCTCCCGATCGTCGACCTCGTCCGGCTGTTCGCGCTCTCGACCGGTCTTGCGGAAACCGCCACCCTCGGAAGGATCAAGGCCCTGCGCGTCAAGGACCCGGCCTTTGCACCGATCGAACGGGAGCTGCTTCACACCTTCGAATACCTGATGTTGACCCTCACCCATCACCAGTATGAACAGATCCGGTCGGGGCTCGCCCCGGACTCCCTGCTGCGGCCCGCGGACATGAGCAGCCTCGAAAAGAAGACCTTGCGGGAGGCCTTCCGCCTGATCGAGTCCCTGCAGCAGCTCGCGCGAACGCGTTTCGACCTGGAGACGGCCTGA
- a CDS encoding putative Acetoacetate metabolism regulatory protein AtoC (Evidence 3 : Putative function from multiple computational evidences), with protein sequence MAETILIVEDEDTLRESLTRVFEREGYEVVPVSSAEPAMELFEEGSFDLILTDIILPGMTGIELIKRVKEAAPEQACIVMTAYASLETAVETLRAGAYDYIVKPIIHEEIKQTVRNALKLRALQEENAQLREQVAGYYDTRHLVGAHPAITAVRDRVRKVAETRSPVLLTGEIGTGKKLVARMIHEAGSRMRMPFLEMHCEALSPDGQEEALFGGRGAQGPQGETGARGLLERARGGTVYLNRVDALALPVQQHLLSVLSDGRIRPAGGGTDTPFEALIISGTEKCLGDAVAEGRFLDALQQRLQVAELELPPLRERGEDIQDLAAFFVSRYNRAFGRAVEGLATEAWTRLKAYAWPGNVLELRNLLERAVLLTRNDRLQPADFPPLS encoded by the coding sequence ATGGCTGAAACCATACTCATCGTCGAAGACGAGGACACCCTCAGAGAATCCCTCACCCGGGTCTTTGAGCGGGAGGGCTACGAAGTCGTTCCTGTGAGCAGCGCGGAGCCGGCCATGGAGCTTTTCGAGGAGGGCTCCTTCGATCTGATCCTGACCGACATCATCCTTCCGGGGATGACGGGGATCGAATTGATCAAGCGCGTAAAGGAGGCTGCACCCGAGCAGGCCTGCATCGTCATGACCGCCTACGCCTCGCTCGAGACGGCGGTCGAGACGCTGCGGGCAGGGGCCTATGACTACATCGTCAAACCGATCATCCACGAAGAGATCAAGCAGACTGTTCGAAACGCGCTCAAACTGAGGGCCCTGCAGGAGGAGAACGCCCAGCTGAGGGAGCAGGTCGCCGGCTATTACGACACCCGGCACCTGGTCGGCGCCCATCCCGCCATCACGGCCGTCCGGGACCGCGTCCGCAAGGTGGCGGAGACCAGGAGCCCCGTCCTCTTGACCGGCGAGATCGGGACCGGAAAAAAGCTCGTCGCCCGGATGATCCATGAAGCGGGATCCAGGATGCGTATGCCTTTTCTCGAGATGCACTGCGAGGCCCTGTCGCCCGACGGGCAGGAAGAGGCCCTGTTCGGCGGGCGAGGGGCCCAGGGTCCGCAGGGCGAGACGGGCGCCCGCGGCCTCCTCGAAAGGGCCCGGGGCGGGACGGTCTACCTGAACCGCGTCGACGCCCTCGCCCTTCCCGTCCAGCAGCATCTGCTCTCCGTCCTGTCGGACGGGCGCATCCGTCCGGCCGGCGGGGGGACCGACACGCCCTTCGAGGCGCTCATCATCTCCGGAACGGAGAAGTGCCTCGGAGACGCCGTTGCAGAGGGCCGGTTCCTCGACGCCCTCCAGCAGCGGCTGCAGGTCGCGGAACTGGAGCTGCCGCCGCTGCGCGAGCGGGGAGAAGACATCCAGGACCTGGCCGCCTTCTTCGTGAGCCGATACAACCGCGCCTTCGGAAGAGCCGTCGAGGGGCTGGCCACGGAGGCCTGGACCCGGTTGAAGGCCTACGCATGGCCCGGCAATGTGCTGGAACTCAGAAACCTTCTCGAGCGGGCCGTTCTGCTCACCCGGAACGACCGGCTTCAGCCGGCGGATTTTCCGCCCCTTTCATGA
- a CDS encoding putative PAS sensor protein (Evidence 3 : Putative function from multiple computational evidences), whose amino-acid sequence MFKGWFISLIVMGNLTALFLVAYYAERRERKGKSLVANPYVYSLSLAVYCTSWTFYGSVGEAATSGLSFLPVYLGPTLMSCLWGVLLIKIIVIAKRHRITTISDFLSSRYGNSLFISILVTLVSLVGITPYLGLQMKAILNAFTILAGESRGITATGWVITLVLGIFAVIFGARRLDSSERHGGLVLAIAFESLVKLVAFLGVGIFVTYGLFDGFGEIFSRIQASDQGHLMTIGEGSTVSYLEWSSLLFLSMMAVLFLPRQFQMAVVENADPSHVYKAMWLFPLYLLLMNIFVLPIAFGGILLGRHQAEADTFVLTIPLTQGSPALALLVLIGGFSAASGMIIVESLALSTMVMNSLVMPAIFRFRQIRGFPALILNIKRFIIIGCVFLGYFFAVFIGRFYTLVQIGLKSFEAVTIFAPAFILGLYWKKGNKKGAVAGILAGFGVWTYTLLLPALIRAHVLPAEWGAESLMRNAFLSPRALFGLEGLDKWSHSLFWGLLFNVVAYIGVSLATAKRGEEERQALLFVEAYDPALVSPKSLYSIEQIEAILEQYIGRQEASDVIGRFMARHGIEHGAVSRDDLIRLRDEAKRILSGALGSSMAAILFEDKSILTEKERDELSSSVKMMTDTLRLSRHELSEANRNLAYLKAFSENIIESAPFGIVAVDAHLHVTYWNREMETLTGISKTAAISRPVQPLIPWIPEEAWSLGKQQERTVESPALQHIKINISPFEDPSGGLVAIFENITQKKIMEKQLLQTSKLASLGKLTAGISHEIGNPLASISSLVQELQSLELRSDQDVAFTRESLNNINGHLARISKIVRSLGDFARLSSSEKVPTDIPGLVEQTVNLLKYDKRSRKVEFVTRMDPIPQLRVNPDQIQQVFLNLMLNAVDAMPEGGRLEVSIEDKDRWIDIRFRDTGSGIDESLIDRIFDPFFSTKPMGKGTGLGLSICYGIIKEHNGSISVRSSKGSGTIFEIRLPKEEASHG is encoded by the coding sequence ATGTTCAAGGGGTGGTTCATTTCCCTGATCGTGATGGGCAACCTGACGGCCCTCTTCCTCGTCGCCTATTACGCCGAGCGGCGCGAGCGGAAAGGGAAGAGCCTGGTCGCGAACCCCTATGTCTATTCCCTCTCCCTGGCGGTCTACTGCACCTCCTGGACCTTTTACGGCAGCGTGGGCGAGGCGGCCACCTCGGGGCTGTCCTTTCTGCCGGTCTACCTCGGCCCCACCCTCATGTCGTGCCTCTGGGGGGTCCTCCTGATCAAGATCATCGTCATCGCGAAGCGCCACCGCATCACGACCATCTCGGATTTTCTGAGCTCCCGCTACGGGAACTCGCTCTTCATCTCCATCCTGGTCACCCTGGTCTCGCTGGTCGGCATCACCCCCTACCTCGGACTCCAGATGAAGGCCATTTTGAACGCCTTCACGATCCTTGCCGGCGAGTCGCGGGGCATCACCGCCACCGGATGGGTGATCACCCTGGTCCTCGGTATCTTCGCCGTCATCTTCGGGGCCCGCCGCCTGGATTCATCCGAACGGCACGGCGGACTGGTCCTCGCCATCGCCTTCGAATCCCTGGTCAAGCTGGTCGCCTTTCTGGGCGTCGGGATCTTCGTCACCTACGGACTCTTCGACGGCTTCGGGGAGATCTTCAGCCGCATCCAGGCATCGGACCAGGGCCACCTGATGACGATCGGCGAGGGGTCTACCGTCAGCTATCTGGAGTGGTCCTCGCTCCTTTTCCTCTCTATGATGGCCGTCCTCTTCCTGCCCCGCCAGTTCCAGATGGCGGTGGTGGAAAACGCCGATCCCTCCCACGTCTACAAGGCCATGTGGCTCTTTCCGCTCTACCTCCTGCTGATGAACATCTTCGTCCTGCCGATCGCCTTCGGGGGCATCCTCCTCGGCAGGCACCAGGCGGAGGCCGACACCTTCGTCCTCACCATCCCCCTGACCCAGGGCAGCCCCGCCCTGGCCCTCCTGGTTTTGATCGGCGGCTTCTCGGCCGCCAGCGGCATGATCATCGTGGAATCCCTGGCCTTGAGCACCATGGTCATGAACAGCCTCGTCATGCCGGCCATCTTCCGCTTCCGTCAGATCAGGGGGTTTCCCGCGCTAATCCTGAACATCAAACGCTTCATCATCATCGGATGCGTTTTCCTCGGCTATTTCTTCGCGGTCTTCATCGGCCGCTTCTACACCCTGGTGCAGATCGGCCTCAAATCCTTCGAGGCCGTCACGATCTTCGCCCCGGCTTTCATCCTGGGCCTGTACTGGAAGAAGGGCAACAAGAAGGGGGCGGTCGCCGGCATCCTGGCCGGCTTCGGCGTGTGGACCTACACCCTTCTGCTGCCGGCCCTCATCCGCGCGCACGTGCTCCCCGCCGAATGGGGGGCTGAATCCCTGATGCGGAACGCGTTCCTGAGCCCCAGGGCCCTCTTCGGACTCGAAGGGCTCGACAAATGGAGCCACTCCCTCTTCTGGGGGCTGCTCTTCAACGTCGTCGCCTACATCGGGGTCTCCCTCGCCACCGCCAAGCGCGGGGAGGAAGAACGGCAGGCCCTGCTGTTCGTGGAGGCCTACGACCCGGCGCTGGTCTCTCCGAAGAGCCTTTACAGCATCGAACAGATCGAAGCCATCCTGGAGCAGTACATCGGCAGGCAGGAGGCCTCAGATGTCATCGGCCGCTTCATGGCCCGGCACGGGATCGAGCATGGAGCCGTCAGCCGGGACGACCTGATCCGCCTGCGGGACGAGGCCAAACGGATCCTGTCCGGGGCCCTCGGATCCTCCATGGCCGCCATCCTCTTCGAGGACAAATCGATCCTCACCGAAAAGGAGCGGGACGAGTTGTCGAGCTCGGTCAAGATGATGACCGACACCCTGCGCCTGTCGCGCCACGAGCTGTCCGAGGCCAACCGGAACCTGGCCTACCTCAAGGCCTTCAGCGAGAACATCATCGAAAGCGCCCCCTTCGGGATCGTGGCCGTGGACGCGCACCTCCACGTCACCTATTGGAACCGGGAGATGGAGACGCTGACGGGCATCTCCAAGACCGCGGCCATCAGCCGGCCGGTGCAGCCCCTGATCCCCTGGATCCCCGAGGAGGCCTGGAGCCTCGGGAAGCAGCAGGAACGGACAGTGGAATCGCCCGCCCTGCAGCATATCAAGATCAACATCAGTCCGTTCGAAGACCCTTCCGGCGGGCTGGTCGCCATCTTCGAAAACATCACCCAGAAGAAGATCATGGAAAAGCAACTGCTTCAGACCTCGAAGCTGGCGAGCCTCGGCAAACTGACGGCCGGCATCTCCCACGAGATCGGCAACCCTCTCGCCTCGATCAGTTCACTGGTGCAGGAGCTCCAGTCCCTCGAACTGCGCAGCGATCAGGATGTGGCCTTCACGCGGGAGTCCCTGAACAACATCAACGGACACCTGGCCCGCATCTCCAAGATCGTCCGGAGCCTCGGCGATTTCGCGCGGCTTTCCTCCTCCGAAAAGGTGCCCACCGACATCCCCGGGCTGGTGGAGCAGACCGTCAATCTCCTCAAATACGACAAACGGTCGCGGAAGGTGGAGTTCGTCACCCGGATGGACCCGATCCCCCAGCTCCGCGTCAACCCCGACCAGATCCAGCAGGTCTTCCTGAATCTCATGCTCAATGCCGTCGACGCGATGCCGGAAGGCGGCAGGCTCGAGGTGTCGATCGAGGACAAGGACCGATGGATCGACATCCGCTTCCGGGACACCGGGAGCGGCATCGATGAATCGCTGATCGACCGCATCTTCGACCCCTTTTTCTCCACCAAACCCATGGGCAAAGGAACCGGCCTCGGGCTGAGCATCTGCTACGGCATCATCAAGGAGCATAACGGGAGCATCAGCGTCAGAAGCAGCAAAGGGAGCGGGACCATCTTTGAAATCAGGCTGCCAAAAGAGGAGGCATCACATGGCTGA
- a CDS encoding hypothetical protein (Evidence 5 : Unknown function) has translation MQNKELWPFIFFLGILFFNWPLTALVRVPLPYYLYTLWALFILIVGILANRANGRGKV, from the coding sequence ATGCAGAACAAAGAACTGTGGCCGTTTATCTTCTTCCTGGGCATCCTCTTTTTCAACTGGCCGCTGACGGCGCTGGTCCGAGTGCCTCTGCCCTATTATCTCTACACGCTCTGGGCGCTCTTCATCCTGATCGTCGGGATCCTCGCCAACCGGGCGAACGGCAGGGGGAAGGTCTGA
- a CDS encoding GCN5-related N-acetyltransferase translates to METPYWADDYRSKLTSPEEALRAIRHGQRVFIGSSCGEPQCLVRELARKAHLFGDIEIVRLLSMESSPLTRIAARSGGDCFNMRSFYLGSGKTRTLERNRRFITPINLSAVPRLLRSRQIPIHAALIQVSPPDDFGWMSLGISVDITLAAAEAASLVIAQVNPRMPRVLGHSFIHVNQVDRIVECEEDLLTIADPPGLEAARQIAGHTVKLIENGSTIHIGLGAAPQATLAALTDRKDLGVHSRFLTDGIMKLVGLGVITNRRKGYNNGKLVASAAIGSKDLYAFINDNPCIEFRPSDYVNRPSIIARHNRMVALNVATAMDLTGQVAVDAMPYNNLSGVTDIMDFIRGAAEAPDGKSILMLPSTTLDGKRSRIVPTLDDTAVVVPRGDVQYVVTEYGIVNLFGKSLQERAVAVISIAHPDFREDLFYQARQKGLLAPEQTLSASIFGVYPVKLEEVRDIAGERVLIRPTKPSDERLIQEHFYNMDKEDLVFRFMHEKPLFPRRDVAEMYHIDYIKNLTLLAVTGELGFETVIAIGGSFFHPARNEAEVAFSVLKDWQGKGIGTILIRKLAEAARESGIAGLSAYTMPQNQKMIKLFHSLPYKVHTFFEEGTLCLTCRFDEPAEE, encoded by the coding sequence ATGGAAACGCCTTACTGGGCCGATGACTACCGCAGCAAGCTCACCTCCCCCGAGGAGGCCCTTCGCGCCATCCGGCACGGCCAGAGGGTCTTCATCGGGTCCTCCTGCGGCGAGCCCCAGTGCCTGGTCCGTGAACTGGCCAGGAAGGCCCACCTCTTCGGGGACATCGAGATCGTGCGTCTCCTCAGCATGGAGAGTTCGCCGCTCACCCGGATAGCCGCCAGAAGCGGCGGCGACTGCTTCAACATGCGCTCCTTCTATCTCGGGTCCGGCAAGACCCGGACCCTCGAGCGCAACCGCCGCTTCATCACCCCGATCAACCTCTCGGCGGTCCCGCGCCTTCTCCGAAGCCGGCAGATCCCCATCCATGCCGCCCTGATCCAGGTCTCTCCGCCGGATGACTTCGGCTGGATGAGCCTCGGCATCTCGGTCGACATCACCCTCGCGGCGGCCGAGGCGGCCTCCCTGGTCATCGCCCAGGTCAACCCCAGGATGCCCCGGGTCCTGGGCCACAGCTTCATCCATGTCAACCAGGTCGACCGGATCGTCGAATGCGAGGAGGATCTCCTGACCATCGCCGACCCGCCGGGCCTCGAGGCCGCCAGGCAGATCGCCGGGCACACGGTCAAGCTTATCGAAAACGGCTCCACCATCCACATCGGCCTCGGCGCGGCCCCCCAGGCGACCCTCGCGGCCCTTACCGACCGGAAGGACCTCGGGGTCCACAGCCGTTTCCTGACCGATGGCATCATGAAGCTGGTCGGCCTGGGGGTGATCACCAACCGGCGCAAGGGATACAACAACGGCAAACTCGTGGCGAGCGCCGCCATCGGCTCCAAAGACCTCTACGCCTTCATCAACGACAACCCGTGCATCGAGTTCCGCCCGTCCGACTACGTGAACCGGCCGTCGATCATCGCGCGGCACAACCGGATGGTAGCCCTCAACGTGGCCACCGCCATGGACCTCACCGGCCAGGTCGCGGTCGACGCCATGCCTTACAACAATCTCTCCGGCGTGACCGATATCATGGACTTCATCCGAGGGGCTGCGGAGGCCCCCGATGGGAAATCCATCCTGATGCTGCCGTCGACCACCCTCGACGGCAAGCGGAGCCGGATCGTTCCCACGCTGGACGACACGGCTGTCGTCGTGCCGCGCGGCGACGTCCAGTACGTGGTGACGGAATACGGGATCGTCAATCTCTTCGGAAAAAGCCTCCAGGAGCGGGCAGTGGCCGTTATCAGCATCGCGCACCCGGATTTCCGCGAGGACCTCTTCTATCAGGCCCGGCAAAAGGGCCTGCTCGCCCCCGAACAGACCCTGAGCGCCTCCATCTTCGGGGTCTACCCCGTAAAGCTGGAAGAGGTCCGCGACATCGCGGGCGAACGCGTCCTGATCCGGCCCACCAAGCCCTCCGATGAGCGGCTGATCCAGGAACATTTCTACAACATGGACAAGGAGGACCTCGTCTTCCGTTTCATGCACGAAAAGCCGCTCTTTCCGCGGCGCGACGTGGCCGAGATGTACCACATCGACTACATCAAGAACCTGACCCTCCTGGCGGTGACGGGAGAACTGGGATTCGAGACCGTCATCGCCATCGGCGGCTCGTTCTTCCACCCGGCCCGCAATGAAGCCGAGGTCGCCTTTTCGGTCCTCAAGGACTGGCAGGGGAAGGGGATCGGGACCATCCTCATCCGAAAACTGGCCGAAGCCGCCCGCGAAAGCGGCATCGCCGGCCTGAGCGCATACACGATGCCCCAGAACCAGAAGATGATCAAGCTGTTCCACTCACTGCCCTACAAGGTCCACACCTTCTTCGAGGAAGGAACGCTGTGCCTGACCTGCCGGTTCGACGAACCGGCAGAGGAATGA
- a CDS encoding putative CBS domain and cyclic nucleotide-regulated nucleotidyltransferase (Evidence 3 : Putative function from multiple computational evidences) — protein MKDTKSAGMIYDFLKTVPPFHLLPDAEIRDLSRTLTLEHFHPEQVILSPASPPNQFLYLIRSGEVRLIPFGGRKESAGPVVDMRGEGEFFGFFSLLGNRPSPFTIVAERDTVCFLLGKASFLRLLDTYPDVLLYFTMGPSKGFKTSVPGRPAEGSTAAPSGPEPDILFFSARVRDIMHPHVAVCPDNESVVAAARLMTTRGVGSLVVVDPAQNPIGILTDGDLRRKVIASGELKDVPVKGVMSHPLSAVPPDAFLFDAILLMIRKRIKYLPVLQGPDLAGILSERDLMISQGNNPVAIIRRIQQAPDLEELVLIRKEITHTLKVMLERGGQAREICQLITQLNDHLTVRIIELAAGDLDREGKEAPPLPFVWVSLGSEGRQEQTLSTDQDNALIFGDSDPDSEADAKAYFLVLAERVVSGLERCGFPRCKGDMMASNPQWCQPLRVWKDYYQKWIFQRDLSAQDILISSIFFDFRAIYGPESLLNDLIASIKAAIPESKVFLPHMALRSLELRTPLSFFNRLVVERSGQYKNRLNIKRHGLMPLIDAVRILSLEQGIFRTNTLDRIAALMERDIFAPGDGNNLREAFNLMMLLRLHHNLEQLNQGEELDNYIEPSELSTIQRSNLKMAFKAIDRLQSQIEIRYGLTTLRKR, from the coding sequence ATGAAGGATACGAAATCCGCCGGAATGATCTATGATTTTCTGAAAACCGTTCCGCCGTTCCATCTCCTGCCCGACGCGGAGATTCGGGACCTGTCGCGCACCTTGACCCTGGAGCACTTTCATCCTGAACAAGTGATTCTCAGCCCCGCCTCCCCCCCGAACCAATTCCTGTACCTCATCCGCTCCGGCGAGGTCCGGCTCATCCCTTTCGGGGGTCGGAAGGAGAGCGCCGGGCCTGTGGTCGACATGCGCGGGGAAGGGGAATTTTTCGGCTTTTTCAGCCTTCTCGGCAACCGGCCGAGTCCGTTTACCATCGTCGCCGAACGGGACACCGTTTGCTTTCTCCTGGGCAAGGCCAGCTTCCTCCGGCTCCTCGACACCTATCCCGATGTCCTCCTGTACTTCACCATGGGCCCCAGCAAGGGGTTCAAGACCTCCGTCCCGGGAAGGCCTGCGGAAGGGAGCACCGCCGCGCCCTCCGGGCCGGAGCCGGATATCCTCTTTTTCTCCGCCCGCGTGCGGGACATCATGCATCCCCACGTAGCGGTCTGCCCGGACAACGAATCGGTCGTGGCGGCCGCCCGCCTCATGACCACGCGCGGGGTCGGGTCCCTGGTCGTCGTCGATCCGGCGCAGAATCCCATCGGGATTCTGACGGACGGCGACCTCCGGCGCAAGGTGATCGCCTCGGGGGAGCTGAAGGATGTTCCCGTCAAAGGGGTCATGAGCCACCCCCTGTCGGCGGTGCCGCCCGACGCCTTTCTCTTCGATGCCATCCTTCTCATGATCCGCAAACGGATCAAGTATCTGCCCGTCCTCCAGGGACCGGACCTGGCGGGAATCCTCTCTGAACGGGACCTCATGATCTCGCAGGGCAACAACCCCGTCGCGATCATCCGCCGCATCCAGCAGGCGCCGGATCTCGAGGAGCTCGTTCTCATTCGCAAGGAAATCACCCACACCCTGAAGGTGATGCTCGAGCGCGGCGGGCAGGCGCGTGAGATCTGCCAGCTCATCACCCAGCTGAACGACCACCTCACGGTCCGGATCATCGAATTGGCCGCGGGAGACCTCGACCGGGAGGGGAAGGAGGCCCCTCCGCTGCCTTTCGTCTGGGTGTCCCTCGGAAGCGAGGGGCGCCAGGAGCAGACCCTCTCGACCGACCAGGACAACGCCCTGATCTTCGGCGATTCCGACCCCGACTCGGAGGCGGACGCAAAGGCCTATTTTCTGGTCCTGGCCGAACGGGTGGTCTCCGGCCTCGAACGCTGCGGCTTCCCGCGCTGCAAGGGGGACATGATGGCCTCGAACCCGCAGTGGTGCCAGCCGCTCAGGGTCTGGAAGGACTATTACCAGAAATGGATCTTTCAGCGGGACCTCTCGGCCCAGGACATCCTGATCTCGTCCATCTTTTTCGATTTCCGTGCCATCTACGGACCGGAGAGCCTTCTGAACGATCTGATCGCCTCCATCAAGGCAGCCATCCCCGAGAGCAAGGTCTTCCTGCCCCACATGGCCCTGCGCTCCCTGGAGCTGCGGACGCCGTTGAGCTTCTTCAACCGGCTCGTGGTGGAACGGTCCGGACAGTACAAGAACCGCCTCAACATCAAACGCCACGGCCTGATGCCGCTGATCGACGCCGTCCGCATCCTGTCCCTCGAACAGGGCATCTTCCGGACCAACACGCTCGACCGCATTGCGGCCCTGATGGAAAGGGACATCTTCGCCCCGGGGGATGGGAACAACCTGCGGGAGGCCTTCAACCTCATGATGCTCCTGCGGCTGCATCACAACCTCGAACAACTGAACCAGGGCGAGGAACTCGACAACTACATCGAACCTTCGGAACTGAGCACAATCCAGCGGTCCAACCTGAAAATGGCCTTCAAGGCCATCGACCGCCTGCAGAGCCAGATCGAGATCCGCTACGGCCTGACGACCCTCAGGAAACGGTGA
- a CDS encoding membrane hypothetical protein (Evidence 5 : Unknown function), protein MAIVEKKVACPFCRKPFRAAPAISPLGFQKYACPNCGRTILHPLFRRRYYWMALAVLGAAALFSLAGYSAQPWGDKLLAAAVLSTIYVMERVSYLLFPLAAWAVLRLFGISYPWALSAARTVLRYTGMAALAGLFIAILGGVASLVWRGIVLEPFLASIILSFGFLAVLIRDRAIRARLQKT, encoded by the coding sequence ATGGCCATCGTGGAAAAAAAGGTCGCCTGCCCATTCTGCCGCAAACCCTTTCGGGCGGCCCCCGCGATCAGTCCGCTCGGCTTTCAGAAATACGCCTGCCCGAACTGCGGTCGAACCATCCTTCACCCCCTTTTCCGGCGGCGCTATTATTGGATGGCGCTGGCCGTTCTGGGGGCGGCGGCCCTTTTCTCTCTCGCCGGTTACAGCGCGCAGCCCTGGGGCGACAAGCTCCTCGCTGCGGCGGTCCTCAGCACGATCTATGTCATGGAACGCGTATCCTATCTCCTCTTTCCGCTCGCCGCCTGGGCTGTCCTGCGTCTCTTCGGCATATCCTACCCATGGGCGCTTTCGGCGGCCCGGACCGTCCTCCGATACACCGGCATGGCGGCGCTTGCAGGCCTCTTCATCGCCATCCTGGGAGGGGTCGCCAGCCTCGTCTGGCGCGGCATCGTCCTGGAACCGTTTCTCGCGTCGATCATTCTTTCCTTCGGCTTTCTGGCTGTCCTGATACGGGATCGAGCGATCCGGGCGCGCCTGCAGAAAACCTGA